The DNA segment TATTACAAATAAGAAGCAGGTGAAATTTctcaaaatagaaaaagaaacataaaaaaaaaaggaaaaacattccacaaaatgagaaaaaaaaaagtcttccatGGACGTGTAGCTGTATAAGTTTACTTTGTTTTTCATGTTTGAAAACTCCATGTCAACGTGCcacactgatttatttttttttcctggttatggCTGTTAATAAGCTTTTATTTTCTATATGGTGATTTTTCATGCAGGTGctgttcagttcaggtgaaacgCCGGATGTTTtcctaattaattttttttatgtttcgtGTTTTTTAAAAGTTCAGAGTATGTGGTGTATGAGGAGGTGACAGAAAGTTCATTTAGTTGATCTGGAGCATTCATGCCCAGGGAAGGCAAGTttctaagttttatttttttatgtgtaagAGTTGGCAataatcttttcttctttttttttttgttcattttaagctAAAACTCATTCTGAAACTGACAGGTAATGGACTGGTGATGAGGTCTCACAACACTGTAGCCATTTCACCAAAGAGGGTTCAGGTCTTATTGGACTGTTTGAGTGATCCATCACCTAGCAGTGAGAAGTGAGGAACTTCTGATTGTCCATGTCCTGTTGCCAGCACTGCAGTGACGGTACTCTGGAAATGGATCCCTTGGTAGCAGAGGACCCATTATGCTGATAATAGGACACTGTAATAGTTCTAAAGTACTTTTCTACAGATGCATCGTTATGGGTTTTATGTCTTATAATAAGACTTACTTGAATTTGTGTATGCAGCTGTTTCTTCTCCATTTGGGAAACTACTTTGCTATCGGTAATCTAAAAGCATTAAGCTGAAGATCAAGGCAATCCGTGGGGTTTTGAAAATACCTATACAGTTCAGTATTCTGCCTTTTTCTCCCTTTTGAGCATCAGACAGGTTAGTCCCTACTTTTTGATAGGGTTGGATTCTCAGAAACGCACAGACTTTGGCCATACTCTGTAATATCCTGAATGGTGTAAGAGTTTTCTTGGTCATGACCATTTCTACTTTTGTCGGATGGCAGTAGTTTTCGACTGCCTTTTACTGGGGAAAGGGGACAAAATGAGATCCGAAGCCTCTCAGTTTTTATATTGTCTGTCATACTGAAGTAAGGAAGTGTTAAAATTCAAGTCATTCATTCAGATGGACAGTTTAACCTCCCCCACGAGTTGAATGTAGCCCACAGGCAAAGCATTTACAATCCAGCAAACATTGATCCGATGTTTCATAAAGTTAATTTCATGGACATGTGGGGTTATGTCAATTCTGTCTACTTTGATAACAGTCCTCACACCATCTGACTGTTTGGAGAGTTGTCACCCAACACTGTCTGAAATACCCCAGTTCCATTGTGTTCAATGGACGACATTTGGAATAAATAACATCctttaataaatacaaaaaatattttgaTTTAAAATAAGCACTTTACTGTACCATGTGAATGATTGCAGTTCACTCAAGGCAACATTTATGACAGTTGCTACAgaattttgtattgtttttctaaaaaaaaaaaaatgcaataaaatgctTTGAACCACATACGGCGTACTGTCTTTGCCTTTATTTTACTTGTGTCATTTAATCAGGTTTTCAAGCAGCTGTTACAAACAAAACAATGctatattatttttttggtttgtttttacctTTTACTGAGTTACTacttctatttttattccaaagTCCCTGAGTTTTATCTCTGCGGTCTGTGATTCACATCAGTAAAAGCATGACTGCTAATGATGATATAAAAGATTAATTAAATACTGTACTTTTCCTCTTGTGCCCTTCCCTCCTGTATCAGTAGTTTCATATTAACTAGCATTTCTTATCTTTTGTCCAAGGCCGAGGTTGTTTCATCTGACGCTGCCATGCAGATCTGTTATCAGGAACACTCCCTGATACCTGAGCAGACTGTCACATGTGTCCTTGGCTGTTGGTAAATATGAGCTCACACTGACTAAAATGTGACAGCAGTTTCACCTTGCGTTCGTCAGGCTGGGAGCGGCTGCTGTGGTGGCACTCACgctccacagacagacagacagacagacgggccTGCTGGAACAAGACTGATGCAACCTGCTGCAAGAGCTGCCTCTCTCTGCCACCTCACGATTTCCCTGGAGATACAcgatcacttctgctgaaatcAATAAATAACAGTTTAGCATTTCAACAATTCTGCAAGTCAGGATTTGCTGCTGTTTAGTCAAATCAGCTTTAGTGCCAATGCAAATGTTAACGCTCTATAGCATCTGGGTTTGGACTTGATCTTAAATGATGAgatgctgataaaaaaaaataaaaaaaatcaaacatcagAACCATAAACAGTACATCTTAAGTGAAGTGTGTGCACTCGCTGACCcattttaatgtaataaccttCATCATACAACCTTTAATAGAGTCTATGGTAATATCTATTTACAGTATATTAACATTTTACACTATGTAGACTGATCTTTAAGTAGAAATGTGCAAGAGCATAAAAAAAGCATGGAtactaataataaacaaaaccacatcagaaacagaaacagcaccATTAGGTTGTCAGAGAGCTGCATGTACTTGCTGACCCCCTCCACAATGTAATAATAACCTTTTATACAGTGTATGGTCATGACTATTTAAGGTAGGCTGTATAccttacatatgtatatatatatatacatacatatatgtctGCATTGAGATGTTACAGGTGCATAAACTGATTTTTAAGtgcaaggaaataaataaaaagagcaataaaacatataatagaaaaaataaaacatcatatCCAAGCCATAAACATTCAGTCATCAGAGAACAGAATGTGTTTGAACAGTATAATAACCCTGTGAATAATAACCTTTTATACAGACTACACCCCTCTCTGGTCCCATTAAATTGTTTTATGTCATATTTCTTAAAGTGAACAATTCTGTTTAATTTTCAAGGTTATGCACTTTAAGACAAAAGAAAGCACGAGGTTCTCAACACAGAGCCAAAACAACAGGAAAGCCTTGCATAACATCTATTCCAGCATTACAAACGTCATGAAGGCGGAGAAAATGTAATGATGCAATAGCGGTGAATTTTCTGTAGCATCGACAGGGACGAGCTGTGAGAACTGCAAACATCTGTCTCCCTCTAGTGGAGACAGTTTCCAGATGCATCACATCGAGATTTAATCTGATGGACTGACCCTGTAACCTATTTAGTTATGATGAACTATTGCATAAAGCATAAGAACAGAAGGTAAGTTTCCGATTGAATCATAGAAACGTTACATAATGAGGGACAAATGGACCCTGGATGATCCGCTGATCATGGGATGTGAAGTCATGAGGTTTGATTTTTAGATGGTGAAGGATCAGGTGACTAATTTTTATGCATGAAGAGATTTAGAGATTTAGCAGCTACATAATAACCTCATGTGTCTCGGGGGTCTTTACACATTATTGAATGGAAAAAGAAATCCTTTACAGCAATAAAAGGAGAAATACAACGAGTAACAGTCCTAAAAATACAAAGATATTAGCGTCAAGATATTTACTATAACTCTTTTTATTACACTATTCTGCTTTTATAACTGATAATCCATAAAGGGAAGGACATCTTTATGTTGTATATAAAATTAGACATTTTCATACCTCTGGGTATATTAGGATTATAATGGGCGACTGTACTGTGATATTTAAGCCTGCTTTTCCCAAACTCAGGTTCAGGACACAAAACCTATCCCAGCTGTTTTAATTGGGTTGCCAACTGTCAGAGTACAACAGGCAGATGATATTAGAATTTATGTTTCTAATTAAAATGTAGGAGGGTTAGTCGAGCAGAGTGGTCTATAAAAATTGCCCTCAACAAGGCCATGTGAAACGAAGAGAGGGGAAACCTCAGTTGTAAAAGACAAAatctgttaaataataaataatgtaacaagacaaaaactacaGTGAATGAtgtacaaagataaaaaaaaaagaaaaagatgcagTCTGAGGAAAATGGAACAGCAGACAAAATAGGATGAAATTTATTGAACAAGATGACCAAGATGTCATGTAAAAGACACAGACGACACTAAAATGACACAAGATGATGAAAAAGATTCAACAACAGCATTGGATCCTTCATTTTTTTGGAAGTGAAGTCAGTAAAATGTAGACTTTATGGCAATTCTTGATATATTTTTTATCAAATGAGATTCTAGGGTAGTGACCTGAGTTTGGGAACTCTTGAAATGAGcacattttgttttaatgtaaaaacgaAAACTCAAATAAAAGTAGTAGGGTAAGAGGTACAATACTGACATTTTAGGCAatgatttgtcttattttattgtgtatctgtttattTAATATACGTTGGTAAATGTTTGCCTTTTAGATGACTTGCTTAAATTCTCTTTTATTCAGTGTTGTTTTATGAGTTgtattatccaatccaactttatttgtaaagcattttaaaactATTATGTATTAAGTATTATGAATAAAGTAGGTGCACGTAGGTACACATCAGTCCTTTTATTGTTATCCACTGATCTGCACTGTACTGTACTGAGGAGTGTAGTACTGTTCCAGCAAGGTCATGCTCTTTTGTTATAGACAGTATATATTGCACAGACTGTTTTTCTATTTGTCATGAATGTGTATATGTGTCAGTGTACGTATGGTTTGTTATTTGGAGCAAAACAAATTTCCCTTTGGGACAATAACATGAATCTGAATGAAACTGAAATCGTTGTATTGCACCAATGAACATTTCAGTGCCAGTATTGTTGATGTGGATTAACAGGATTACCCTTGGACCCTTAGCTTTTACCTGAGTTTCACTGTTCAGTGATCATGTTGAAATGCCATTTGTGAACGATGATGATAATTTGAGATAACTGGACTACATGTCTGAAGAGAGGACATTAAAATCCTGAGCACGTGTTGACTCTAGTTTAAGAGGCAGCTGGAGATAGGTATCAACAGACATTTTGGAAGAACATTTGCCAAGGGTCATGGCTTTCAAAGCGtttaaaaatgtcaacattgaaACAGAGGCTGGCTGATAGAAATAAAACACCCAACTGTTCAGTGTGGTACAGGATAGGCTCTTCATGGAATGCATAGCCTTTAATGTGAGCAAGTATGAAGATTCTTGGAAATCTACAAGCTGTTTTGGCTCCTGTTACTGTGAATAGCCTACACAGATGCTCATGTTTCAGGCTGAAGGCGAGTTAACATGCTAAAGTTACTCATCCTTAAAATGTGTTGTCATGATGAATGTGCAACACCAACTGATCCCCAATGTGAGCTTTAGGTTTCTGGGGTTCAGAAACCTGCACGCATGTTGCCTATGTCCTTTACAGATGGGTGTTGCCGTGTGGATGTGGTTGGTTTTTccctccttttccttttttttccacctACAAAGACCTGGTGTGTCCTAAACATCTGCCATTAAAAAGCTTCAAACTTTGCTTGCCTTCATGACCATTTGGTGCAGACATCTTTCCCCTTTCAGGCAAACTTGCTCTGGATTCCTGTGGAATAAAATGTTGAAACTTGAGTCATTTCTTGGCAGTTTGGCCTCTTTCGCAAGGAGcaataaatactaaaaaaaaaaaagagcattcaGCTTATTTAAAAAACTTATGCAAGAAGTTAAAGCTAGTTCTAGACGTTAGCATAGCATTCAGATTGAAGCGTTTCCGCGACTTTATCTTTCACTTTAGTTGGTCGATAAAGTATTGTGTGTTTTAAGCGACAATTCTAAACCTATGTTGAACCTTAACTATCTTCTCTCTACTCTGAATAACTCTATAAACTACTGTGACAAAACTCCACATCTTCTTCTGTTTACAAATCAAATGGCTAATATACCGTTAGCTCTCCTCTATGACGTAGAACAGCGCGACACTACCGAGTTAACGCGAGATTTCAGTTCCCCGAACAATCCAACATGGCGCCGTAGGGACGTTGTTATTGTTTCGTCGCTCTTACAAGCTTTTGCAGTACGACTAAATTACGCGGATTGTAAAGCCAAGCGGGTCCGTGCGGGCATGAGAGGAACATCTGGAGATAATGCTAAGATCCACCGGCTTCTTCCGAGGGATTGACTGCCCGTTTTACACGGACTACAGCGAGGGCAAAGGCGGCAGAAATGGGTGTAACAGACCGTACTGTCACTTCAGGCACAGCCAGCAGAGACGGCTGTCCTACGGGGCACCGGCGGACGGGAAAAAGCAAAGAGACGTCCACTCTGCACAGAAAGGTGCATCATATTACTTTTATCACGTCCATAATCCACTAGAATACTGTTGTAAAATGTCTGAGCCGGCAGAGGAGGCAGTGAGCCCCTCCGTGAACCGGGCTGTAGTTTTCATAGTGTGTTGAAAACGGAAAAGAAACCAAAACCCATGTAAAATTTGGGCTCCATTAGCTGAGATTTGCAGATAAATGCCAATGCTTGAATTACACCAAACTGAGCTTTAGCTAATATGTGTAACAGTATGATATGACACAATGAAACAAAGGTATACCATGAGAAGACAGCCAGTTTTAAGTTACATGAGTTAAGACAGCACTGGAAACCAAAGAACAAACCAAAACACAGTGTACTCCCACAAAATAGATAAAACTGGTCACTAAAGAGAAAAAAGTACACAGTGTTGGTAGTATATTTgggtaaaatgtgtgaaaatcaATAGATTTTCTCTTAACATTTACATAGGAAATGCTATTAGGATAAAACCCAGAGTGATCTGATCTAATGGTCAAATAAATAATGCATAGAGACATATGAAATAGTCGGTTTATTTATACTGAATATCTTATTATTGGTTCCTTATTGTTGAGCTGATGATTCAATTCCCAGGTGTTGATGCTCTCCTGGGCAAGACTGAACCTAAAGTGACTCCCAGTTGTTAGAAAAGACCTGACTAAAACAGACTTGCATTGAAGAACTTTATAAATTATGTAATTATCTCTACAATATAGTTGTGACAAATAAGACTGTGAAGGGCATTTATATTTAGAAACTATATGTAAACCGGGCTTTAGTTGTCAGTGTGTTGAACAcagaaaagaaaccaaaacaaATGTAAATTTTGGGTAAGGTTAGCTGAGCTATGCAAATAAATGTGAGTGGTTGAATCACTGCTGATGCTGTAAAACTGAGCTGTACAACTGTGTGATCTGATACAAGGAAACAAAGCCATATTCATAAGACGAGAGCCAATGATAAGTAACACGACAGCGCTGGAAACCAAAGAACATGCCAAAACACAGAGTCGTCCCAGAAGAAAAGTCCTCAGATGAAACTAATCACTAAAGAGAAAGAAGTAGACAGTATTAGATGTACGTTTGGATAAAAGGTGTAAAAGTCAACAGTCTTTCCTTTAAAATTTGCACAGAAAATTCTATGATTATTACACCCAGAGCGTTGTGTAGATTAATgatgaaataaataatacaagGGTTTATGTGAAATAATGACTCAGTTTCCACTTATTGTTGAGTTGATGATTCAATCTCCTGATGTCCATGTACTCCTGGGAAAGAGTGAACCCAAAATGACCCCTAATTGTTAGAAAAGAACTGACTAAAACAACTTTGTAtttaaacaataccccttgcctcctcttttggGGCAATTATGAAATAAGCTCTACAATGTATTTGTGAcaactaggggtgtaacggtgcgcTTGTTTGTACCGAACTGTTTCAATGCATACAGTATGAGCTGGGTGGCCGCAAGCTgaacccatgtgcaatattttTGATGTCCTAGATGGACGTCTGAGCAGTACATACACCATACACATGCTGAATGTGAACCagtatggcagctcagagcagcatcacaggcacaaagccagagttggaagaccctctGTCTTCTTTAAGGTCTCTTTGGGAACATTTCAGATTCCCTGTCATttatgtcaatggagagagacaagtcaACAAAATGAGCCATGTGTCAGCATTGTTTCGTGAAGATcggttacattttttttaaaaatgaaattgttctccttcactgtaccgaaacatattgaaccgaagacccctgtactgaaccaaaatttttctgtactgttacacccctagtgACAACTAAGAAAGACTGTGAAGGTCATTTGTATCTGGAAATTATACATGGACCTGAGTTATTTTGTATAGATTTCATAAGCATCTTTGTTTTCCATCCCTGCAGAACAAGGTTATGATCCTTTCAATCCAGAGGTTGTGAGGCCACAGGAGCAGCATAATGGCAAACCGAATGCTTCAGGCGACATCAGCGGTGCTTTGGAGCTCGTCAACAGAGCCATTGAGGAGGTTCGCAGTGAGGTGGAAAGGGAGAAGCGGAAGCTCTCGCGGATTGGTGATGAACCGTACGATCCCAGTGACAATTCCAAATTGGCTCCGTCTGATTCTGGTAAAAGTCAGGCACCGCCGGCTTCGCATTCGGCCTATGATCCTGGGAGTTACCAGATGACTTCAGGGGGGTATGATCCTAGCCCTGGCTGCAGCAAGTACACGTTGGACTCAGATGTGAAAGGCAACAGCTCTATGGAATATGTTCCTACTGCAATGAGAAAGTCTGGAGTTAAGACACAGATGCATCAGCTCCCATCTCCGCCTCCCAGTCCGAAGTATTCCAACAGCACATCCTCCTCTAAATGTAAATACACTGTAGACAACTCTAAACCCTCTACAGACATGGAGTATGATCCCCTCTCCAACTTCTCAGCAGGAATTACAGGGAAATCCAAGAGAGATGAAAGTGCACAAAGTGTTAAGACAGACACGAACAAGGCACCCGTAGTGCCAGGGGCTCGTATGTCAGATGAGGAGTACGCTGTTGATGTGAAAAAGCCACAAGTAACAAGTGTGGACACAAAGAAGTACACTTTCTCAGACTCTGATGGGGAGAGCTCTGGGACTGAGTATCGACCCACCTCACTTAGCAATCTGCAGCTGAAAAAAGGCAACAGTGGGTCAACTGGAGACGCTGTAGGGAAGGAGAAAAAAGGAAGGACAGAAAGCATCCAACATGCACTGACACAGAGGAATAAAGAGGATTTTGATGACTTGACAATGGATTCAGACATCCAGGTAGATATTCAGTATAAAGATAAGCTAGAGAAAAAGAAGTCTGGTAGTCAATCCAGTCATGAGAAAAGTGGCAAGTCTGAGAAAGTACATAAAGTtgaaaaacaatcaaataaaacATCTAGTAGTAAAAGCAGTAGCAGCACTGATAAGAATAAAGGGTCAATAAAGAGCTCACACCAGGACTCTGCAAAGAAAGAGAACAAGAGCCATGGAAAGAGAGACGATAAGAAGAGTACAGTAAAGGTGAAGACAAGTGATAAAGTTCTGAGGGAAGAGAAGAGAAGTGATGGTAAAATCAAAACTGTAGAAAAActgaaaagtgactcaaacaAACGAGATAAAGACACAGAAAATGGAGCGAGACAAAGCAAGAAACCCAAGATTTATGACAAGGAGAAGGAATACAACAAGCACAAGGATGGCCATCACAAAAATGGTAAACTTGATAGTAGTAAAAGAGACAAAGACatgaagaaaatatgtaaaaGCGGTTCTAGTAGTAACAGTAAAGGGTCATCAGCGAGTAGTAAAGACAAGGTGAAGCAAAGCATGAGCTCGACAAAAAGACCCGAGGATAAACGGCGAAGTCTGAGTCACGCTGATCTGTTCGGAGACGAGAGTCCAGACGAGGCCGAACCGATGGAGGCGGATGACGACGACGAGCCGGAGGAAGCGCTGGTGAGGAAATCTGCTGACGCTCTGAGCAGGCGACGCCTGAACAAGAGGAAGGCGTCAGAGCTGACGCCGTCCTCCTCCGAGGACGAGGCTGACTGTGTCGGCAGGACGGTCAGGGATGAAGTCGAAAGCATCGATATTGACCTCTCTAGTTTCCAGGATGATCTGGACTTTGACTCAGATCCCATGGAGGAGTGTTTGCGGATCTTCAATGAATCCAAGGATGTGAAGAGGGAAGACAAAGGAAGGCAAACTAAACAGGTACTGGAGTCCATTACAGATATGCATTATTCAAGTCACATTTTGGGAATTCTACTTATAAATTTAATCGATATGCCATGTTTCATCCTGTCAGCCTTCTAGAGATTCTGATGAAGAGAAAGGCACAGAGAGCACTTTAACCACTCTCTTTCCTGGTCAAAAGAAGAGAGTCTCCCATTTTGTTGCCAAAGGAAATGTGAGTTTGTCACCTTTGCTCTACTTCTTTCTCTCAGATTGTTCTTATCAGATTAGAGTTGCTGAATATATGATATCAAAGTTGACATTCTGATGTTGTAAGAGTCCCATCACAGTGACATGCTGGGTCAAGTAGACTAATTCAGCTCGATTACAGCCTGAAAATGACTGAGGAAAGGGATGAGTtggcaatagaatagaatagaatagaataggctttattgtcattacacaggttgtgcaaTGAAATTGGTCTCTGCCAGTGATGGTGCACTTCCAACTAATAACAatgcaataaaatacagacatatcttaaaaaaatatataaaagagtGCAAtacaaatatgtgcaaattaggcATGTACTGTacaacaaggtaaaaaaaaaaaaaaaaaaaaaaaaaaaaaaaaaatatatatatatatatatatatatatatatatatatatatatatatatatatatatatatatgtttgtgtgtgagtagtataaaaaatttggaactataacaatgtaaacatacatgggCCAGACACGAGGCACATGTCTCATGAGTTATATGGAATGACTTCAGCTTTGACAAAGGAGTACTGTGGTGATGATCTAACCAGCTT comes from the Sphaeramia orbicularis chromosome 4, fSphaOr1.1, whole genome shotgun sequence genome and includes:
- the rexo1 gene encoding RNA exonuclease 1 homolog; the encoded protein is MLRSTGFFRGIDCPFYTDYSEGKGGRNGCNRPYCHFRHSQQRRLSYGAPADGKKQRDVHSAQKEQGYDPFNPEVVRPQEQHNGKPNASGDISGALELVNRAIEEVRSEVEREKRKLSRIGDEPYDPSDNSKLAPSDSGKSQAPPASHSAYDPGSYQMTSGGYDPSPGCSKYTLDSDVKGNSSMEYVPTAMRKSGVKTQMHQLPSPPPSPKYSNSTSSSKCKYTVDNSKPSTDMEYDPLSNFSAGITGKSKRDESAQSVKTDTNKAPVVPGARMSDEEYAVDVKKPQVTSVDTKKYTFSDSDGESSGTEYRPTSLSNLQLKKGNSGSTGDAVGKEKKGRTESIQHALTQRNKEDFDDLTMDSDIQVDIQYKDKLEKKKSGSQSSHEKSGKSEKVHKVEKQSNKTSSSKSSSSTDKNKGSIKSSHQDSAKKENKSHGKRDDKKSTVKVKTSDKVLREEKRSDGKIKTVEKLKSDSNKRDKDTENGARQSKKPKIYDKEKEYNKHKDGHHKNGKLDSSKRDKDMKKICKSGSSSNSKGSSASSKDKVKQSMSSTKRPEDKRRSLSHADLFGDESPDEAEPMEADDDDEPEEALVRKSADALSRRRLNKRKASELTPSSSEDEADCVGRTVRDEVESIDIDLSSFQDDLDFDSDPMEECLRIFNESKDVKREDKGRQTKQPSRDSDEEKGTESTLTTLFPGQKKRVSHFVAKGNADTTPKTMVRPYKRLTAQEVCYQRMQIAQQQAAQLSASVKVAQSSSPGFSGEKKRIAHRPNSQTSSPKTDVKLDRSRVLSPSQTHQPVKTQTTAGILSKTTSTIMHKRMAHTPTMKSSSMKRPIIPTEFGAKVPTNIRQRYLNTFIDECVKFCRSEGAAFQMALDEEKLVYERSSSKNIYLNVAVNTLKKLRSKSSSCPSPVTKEPGLLAKKRAQSHEEVLGGRLAATTSFTVNRMGKQQEEKLTGATLYRKMKLYLMTEEQLQEHGYPRPNPEVSGKAIIYNQPEKKMITDPFTKICCRCGAEYKINVNGNCVRKEECSYHWGRLRRHKVAGGWETSYSCCSGAVGTAGCQVSKQHVQDGRKESLDGYVTTFSKPLPPNGNGGVFALDCEMCYTKQGLELTRVTVIDSELKVIYDTFVKPESKVVDYNTRFSGVTEEDLENTTITLRDVQAVLLSMFSAESILVGHSLESDLLALKVIHSSVVDTAIVFPHRLGLPYKRALKNLMADHLKRIIQDSVGGHDSSEDATACMELMVWKMKEDAKVKR